A genomic window from Dehalococcoidales bacterium includes:
- a CDS encoding DUF5658 family protein: MKKLAILFVALNALDIGLTLHFVGNGTSTELNPIMVKILALPLPIILLYKIVLPAILVTALIGLNRFQIVRRKINMKLILVLLVGGEIGICLFNLTGLIWS, from the coding sequence GTGAAAAAGTTAGCAATACTGTTTGTGGCGCTCAATGCCCTGGACATCGGACTGACACTGCATTTCGTGGGAAACGGGACCAGTACGGAGTTGAATCCAATCATGGTGAAAATTCTTGCTCTGCCCTTACCCATAATTCTGCTCTACAAGATCGTCCTACCGGCCATCCTAGTTACAGCTCTCATCGGCCTTAACCGGTTCCAGATAGTAAGACGGAAAATCAACATGAAGCTGATTCTGGTCTTGCTAGTCGGCGGTGAAATAGGCATCTGCCTGTTCAACCTGACCGGGCTAATATGGAGCTAA